In one Pseudomonas hydrolytica genomic region, the following are encoded:
- a CDS encoding TonB-dependent receptor, with protein MRAKNCQRSLPSKRLLATAVGLAVASLSLPALADDAVQLDNLTVKAKRDSGYKTESSASAKYVKPLLDTPQTINVVPAEVIREQQALSLRQVLSNVSGITFNAGEGGGGSGDSINIRGFSANANLQIDGLRDSAQTSRTDTFNIEQVEVIKGPNSVFGGAGTTGGSINIISKQPLQRDFTEIGAGLGTDNYHRLTLDTNQTLDGVGVGSAVRLNLMAHENDVPGRDQIDRERWGIAPSLALGLSEATRLTLSYFHQSDDNLPDYGVPALDGKKLAGVSREDYFGWKNLDKERIEQDAFTVNLEHDINDALRLQNLTRYSRVDRETVVSASHVNLTGVPAGNYRPAGPQGYGRDVTTEMWINQTNLRASFDTSGLAHELVTGVEVSRENLDLKTYNHGLGNAVYPGSGFDLSNPPGRWNGPINKTTTGYTENQLDNRALYVFDSIALSPQWDLNLGLRYDWFDAESESFSASHVRTGRFTSTDEELSSRAGLVYKPAENGRIYVAWGTSFNPSAENVASNGGGLNAATQSLNPEKNETWELGTKWELFDGRLMLDGALFRVDKTDAREQLADGSYILAGEQRVQGVELGATGKLSERWDVYANYTFLDSETLKSTIDPNREGQALGNTPPHSFNLWTTYEVAQGWTLGYGARYVSERNVSASTQAKLDAYWLHNAMIGYKVNRNLDLQLNVNNLFDKDYVERVRQNIGTTARSSAIEYGDARSAILSATYSF; from the coding sequence ATGCGCGCCAAGAACTGCCAACGCTCCCTGCCTTCCAAGCGCCTGCTGGCCACTGCCGTCGGTCTTGCAGTCGCCTCGCTGAGCCTGCCCGCTCTGGCTGACGACGCCGTGCAGCTGGACAATCTGACCGTCAAGGCAAAGAGGGACAGCGGCTACAAGACGGAGAGCTCCGCATCGGCCAAGTACGTCAAACCGCTGCTCGATACGCCGCAGACCATCAATGTGGTGCCGGCCGAGGTGATTCGTGAGCAGCAGGCGCTGAGCCTGCGCCAGGTGCTGTCCAACGTCTCCGGCATTACCTTCAACGCCGGGGAGGGCGGTGGCGGCTCGGGTGACAGCATCAACATCCGCGGTTTCTCCGCCAACGCCAACCTGCAGATCGACGGCCTGCGCGACAGCGCCCAGACCAGCCGCACCGATACCTTCAATATCGAGCAGGTCGAGGTCATCAAGGGCCCCAATTCGGTATTCGGGGGCGCAGGTACCACGGGCGGCAGCATCAACATCATCAGCAAGCAGCCGCTGCAGCGAGACTTCACCGAAATCGGCGCCGGCCTCGGCACCGACAACTACCACCGCCTGACCCTGGACACCAACCAGACCCTCGATGGCGTGGGTGTCGGCAGCGCCGTGCGCCTGAACCTGATGGCGCACGAGAACGATGTCCCCGGGCGTGACCAGATCGACCGTGAGCGCTGGGGCATCGCGCCTTCGCTGGCGCTGGGCCTGAGCGAGGCGACTCGCCTGACCCTGAGCTATTTCCACCAGAGCGATGACAACCTGCCCGACTACGGCGTGCCCGCGCTGGATGGCAAGAAGCTGGCCGGCGTCAGCCGCGAGGATTACTTCGGCTGGAAGAATCTGGACAAGGAGCGCATCGAGCAGGACGCGTTCACCGTCAACCTCGAGCACGACATCAACGACGCGCTGCGTCTGCAGAACCTGACCCGTTACAGCCGTGTGGATCGCGAGACGGTGGTTTCCGCGTCGCATGTGAACCTGACCGGCGTGCCGGCGGGTAATTATCGTCCGGCCGGCCCGCAGGGTTATGGGCGTGACGTCACCACCGAAATGTGGATCAACCAGACCAACCTGCGCGCCAGCTTCGACACGTCCGGGCTGGCCCACGAGCTGGTCACCGGTGTCGAGGTGTCGCGCGAGAATCTCGACCTCAAGACCTACAACCATGGCCTGGGCAATGCCGTGTATCCGGGCAGCGGTTTCGACCTGTCCAACCCGCCCGGTCGCTGGAACGGCCCGATCAACAAGACCACCACCGGTTACACCGAGAACCAGCTGGATAACCGTGCGCTTTACGTGTTCGACAGCATTGCACTGAGCCCGCAGTGGGACCTGAACCTGGGGCTGCGTTATGACTGGTTCGATGCCGAGAGCGAGTCCTTCTCCGCCAGTCATGTGCGCACCGGCCGCTTCACCTCCACCGATGAAGAGCTCAGCAGCCGTGCCGGCCTGGTCTACAAGCCGGCCGAAAATGGCCGCATCTACGTCGCCTGGGGCACCTCCTTCAACCCCTCGGCGGAGAACGTCGCTTCCAACGGCGGTGGCTTGAACGCCGCGACCCAGAGCCTCAATCCCGAGAAGAACGAGACCTGGGAGCTGGGCACCAAGTGGGAGTTGTTCGACGGCCGCCTGATGCTCGATGGCGCGCTGTTCCGCGTCGACAAGACCGATGCGCGCGAGCAGCTGGCCGATGGCAGCTATATCCTGGCGGGCGAGCAGCGCGTGCAGGGTGTCGAGCTGGGGGCTACCGGCAAGCTGAGCGAGCGCTGGGACGTCTACGCCAACTACACCTTCCTCGACAGCGAGACCCTCAAGTCCACCATCGACCCGAACCGCGAGGGTCAGGCGCTGGGCAACACCCCGCCGCACTCGTTCAACCTGTGGACCACCTACGAGGTCGCTCAGGGTTGGACGCTGGGTTATGGCGCCCGTTACGTCAGCGAGCGCAACGTCAGTGCCAGCACCCAGGCCAAACTCGACGCCTACTGGCTGCACAACGCGATGATCGGCTACAAGGTCAACCGCAACCTCGACCTGCAGCTGAACGTCAACAACCTGTTCGACAAGGATTACGTCGAGCGTGTGCGGCAGAACATCGGTACCACCGCCCGCTCCTCGGCCATCGAGTACGGCGATGCGCGCTCGGCGATCCTGTCGGCGACCTACAGCTTCTGA
- a CDS encoding TonB-dependent receptor has product MSDKHNKRAPFPQRHLLASAVGLALLSGFAVAKESAVELGDVTVQGQQENGLKVDKASSPKQTAALLDTPQTVNVIPETLFRQQNARTLTDVLKNTPGISFNAGENGFASGTNNFSLRGFDTSGSIFVDGARDNGSYTRDVFNVEQVEVFKGPAADNGRGGAGGYVNQVTKTPTLESFIAGGASFGFDQYDSEPRRRATLDTNQIINDSTALRLNLLVEDSGVAGREHAEKNSWGFAPSLAFGLGTETRAILAYEHVEMNDRPDWGVSGASVKGMKGDTPYNPALSGVDRDEFYGLKSDFDDTTSDALLVRLEHDLSTGMTLSNQTRWARVDRQARYTVPFQYLGGTQLRTDTQFYDRVNTSLSNLTNLSAQFATGSIKHNLAAGLELTREEAEAGTYAEVNPGNTDIFDPDWERSGPVSKRSRLRERSDVNVDTVALYVYDTLEFTPQWQLTGGLRLEQYDVDIRSRNVQTGAAVGADGFDDREFSIGGKLGLVYKPAQNGSVYAAYGVSTQPPGSYLSNPDISRVNGQAFPGFVDGADPVRAHNYEIGTKWDFFDKRLSTTAALFYTEKKKVAITGRDVGETSDSLKGYGEQVVKGLELGASGKITDNWDVFAGIVFMDSERKHSAYLDEVRRRANPGDYGAAQRTDGDELAFTPKVSGNLWTTYRLPVGLTLGLGAQHVGSSYLGRPDDASRIVANGLYGKLPSYTTFAAMASYEVNQNVDVRLNIDNLTNEEYAVSSNWNGRRVMLGDPRTFTLSTNFHF; this is encoded by the coding sequence GTGAGCGATAAACATAACAAGCGTGCACCCTTTCCCCAGCGGCATCTGCTGGCCTCGGCCGTCGGCCTGGCCCTGCTGTCCGGCTTTGCCGTGGCGAAGGAGTCGGCAGTCGAACTGGGCGATGTAACCGTCCAGGGGCAGCAGGAGAACGGGCTCAAGGTCGACAAGGCGTCCTCGCCGAAACAGACCGCCGCATTGCTCGATACGCCGCAAACGGTCAACGTCATTCCGGAAACCCTGTTCCGTCAGCAGAACGCCCGCACCCTGACCGATGTGCTGAAGAACACCCCCGGCATCAGCTTCAACGCCGGCGAAAACGGCTTTGCCAGCGGCACCAACAACTTCAGCCTGCGCGGTTTCGATACCAGCGGCAGCATTTTCGTCGATGGCGCGCGTGACAACGGCAGCTATACCCGCGACGTGTTCAACGTCGAGCAGGTCGAGGTGTTCAAAGGCCCGGCGGCCGACAACGGCCGCGGTGGCGCCGGTGGCTACGTCAACCAGGTGACCAAGACGCCGACGCTGGAAAGCTTTATCGCCGGTGGCGCCAGCTTCGGCTTTGATCAGTACGACTCCGAGCCGCGCCGCCGCGCCACGCTCGACACCAACCAGATCATCAACGACAGCACCGCGCTGCGCCTCAACCTGCTGGTCGAGGACAGCGGCGTCGCCGGCCGTGAGCATGCCGAGAAGAACAGCTGGGGTTTTGCGCCGTCGCTGGCCTTCGGCCTGGGTACGGAAACCCGCGCCATCCTCGCTTACGAGCATGTCGAAATGAACGACCGCCCGGACTGGGGCGTCTCGGGTGCCTCGGTCAAGGGCATGAAGGGCGACACTCCCTACAATCCGGCGCTCTCCGGGGTCGACCGCGATGAGTTCTACGGCCTCAAGTCGGACTTCGACGACACCACCAGCGACGCGCTGCTGGTCCGTCTGGAGCACGACCTCTCGACCGGCATGACCCTGAGCAACCAGACCCGCTGGGCCCGCGTCGACCGTCAGGCGCGCTACACCGTACCCTTCCAGTATCTGGGTGGTACGCAGCTGCGCACCGATACCCAGTTCTACGACCGGGTCAACACCAGCCTGAGCAACCTGACCAACCTTTCGGCGCAGTTCGCCACCGGTTCGATCAAGCACAACCTTGCGGCCGGTCTCGAACTCACTCGTGAGGAGGCGGAGGCGGGTACCTATGCCGAGGTCAACCCAGGCAACACCGACATCTTCGACCCGGACTGGGAGCGCAGCGGGCCGGTCTCCAAGCGCAGCCGTCTGCGTGAGCGCAGCGACGTAAACGTCGATACCGTAGCGCTGTACGTCTACGACACCCTGGAGTTCACGCCGCAGTGGCAGCTGACCGGCGGCCTGCGCCTGGAGCAGTACGACGTGGACATTCGCAGCCGTAACGTTCAGACCGGCGCGGCCGTCGGTGCCGATGGCTTCGATGACCGTGAGTTCAGCATCGGCGGCAAGCTCGGTCTGGTCTACAAACCGGCGCAAAACGGCAGTGTCTACGCAGCTTATGGCGTCTCCACCCAGCCCCCGGGCTCTTACCTGTCCAACCCGGACATTTCGCGGGTAAACGGCCAGGCCTTCCCGGGGTTCGTCGATGGAGCCGATCCGGTGCGTGCGCACAACTACGAGATCGGTACCAAGTGGGACTTCTTCGACAAGCGCCTGTCCACCACCGCGGCGCTGTTCTACACGGAGAAGAAGAAGGTCGCCATCACCGGTCGTGACGTCGGCGAGACCAGCGACAGCCTCAAGGGTTACGGCGAGCAGGTGGTCAAAGGGCTGGAGCTGGGCGCCAGCGGCAAGATCACCGACAACTGGGATGTCTTCGCCGGCATCGTGTTCATGGACAGCGAGCGCAAGCACAGTGCCTACCTGGACGAGGTGCGTCGTCGCGCCAATCCGGGCGACTACGGCGCCGCCCAGCGTACCGATGGCGACGAGCTGGCCTTCACGCCCAAGGTTTCCGGCAACCTGTGGACTACCTACCGTCTGCCGGTGGGGCTGACCCTGGGTCTGGGTGCGCAGCATGTCGGTTCGTCCTACCTCGGACGTCCGGATGACGCCAGCCGCATCGTCGCCAATGGTCTGTACGGCAAGCTGCCGAGCTATACCACCTTCGCCGCGATGGCCAGCTACGAGGTCAATCAGAATGTCGACGTGCGCCTGAACATCGACAACCTGACCAACGAGGAATACGCCGTGTCCAGCAACTGGAACGGGCGTCGCGTGATGCTCGGCGATCCACGTACCTTCACCCTGAGCACCAACTTCCACTTCTAA
- a CDS encoding 5-oxoprolinase subunit PxpA: MNRILLNCDMGEGFGAWRMGDDALAMPLIDQANLACGFHAGDPLIMARSVNLAMEHGVRIGAHPSYPDLQGFGRRHLQCSAEEVRALVLYQIGALDAFCRAAGGQLAYVKPHGALYNDLVRDDALLMAVLDACHCYRKGLPLMVLALADNGRELRLADEADVPLMFEAFADRAYLSDGQLAPRRLSGAVHQDPERILAQALAIARGEPFADIDGKPLQLRADSLCVHGDNPESLAVLRRLRAQLDAL, translated from the coding sequence ATGAACCGTATTCTTCTCAACTGCGACATGGGCGAGGGCTTCGGTGCCTGGCGCATGGGCGACGATGCGCTGGCCATGCCGCTGATCGATCAGGCCAACCTCGCCTGCGGCTTCCATGCCGGCGATCCGCTGATCATGGCGCGCAGCGTCAACCTGGCGATGGAGCATGGCGTGCGCATCGGCGCGCATCCTTCCTATCCGGATCTGCAGGGCTTCGGCCGCCGCCATCTGCAATGCTCGGCCGAAGAGGTGCGGGCGCTGGTGCTGTATCAGATCGGCGCGCTGGATGCCTTCTGCCGCGCCGCCGGTGGCCAGTTGGCCTACGTCAAGCCGCACGGCGCGCTGTACAACGATCTGGTGCGCGACGATGCGCTGCTGATGGCGGTGCTCGATGCCTGCCACTGCTACCGCAAGGGCCTGCCGTTGATGGTGCTGGCTCTGGCCGACAACGGCCGAGAGCTGCGCCTGGCCGACGAGGCGGACGTGCCGTTGATGTTCGAAGCCTTCGCCGACCGCGCCTACCTCTCGGACGGCCAGTTGGCTCCACGCCGGCTCAGTGGCGCGGTGCACCAGGATCCCGAGCGCATCCTCGCCCAGGCGTTGGCCATCGCCCGTGGCGAGCCCTTTGCCGATATCGATGGCAAGCCGCTGCAGTTGCGCGCCGACAGCCTGTGCGTGCACGGCGACAACCCCGAGTCGCTGGCCGTGCTGCGACGCTTGCGGGCGCAGCTGGATGCATTGTGA
- a CDS encoding TonB-dependent receptor domain-containing protein, translated as MSALNSRTALASAVALAASFGAQANEPIALGDVVVSASGFEQKITEAPASISVISREELQQKRYSNLAQALEDVEGIDVRQGTGKTGGLNISIRGMPSDYTLILIDGRRQNTAGNVTPNGFNETATSFMPPMSAIERIEVIRGPMSTLYGSDAMGGVVNIITRKVAKEWGASLSLDHTFQENRDYGATSSTSLYASGPLVEGLLGLAVRGSFYDRGESELQFDNDSTVSKRGASPVEGRNATFGSRLTLTPNESHDFSLDFERGRQVYNNDDCQLGNLDGKNGGSATDGCTTNAPLRANGYKDELRFQRDQFALSHTGRFSFGTLESSVTHNTTETFGRTIPGNPIGNSYTGFPSIIIGDDRELKSTDLVVDTKLVAPVGESHITTVGAQWWDAKVTDGIADEDFQQTSWALFAEDEWRLRDNLALTLGARYEDHEAFGGHISPRAYLVWNTTDAWTLKGGVSRGYKTPTLNQLHDGINGVTGQGSTITIGSPDLDPEITTNTEIGAYYDNLANFNANVTLFHNKFKDKIDDGTPLANCFYTANPNQPGCVSYGPGFTQENFAQSVNIGEAVTKGVEVAGRWQFAPAWALAVNYTYTDSEQKSGINKGAPLTNTPEHMAHARLSWAANDRLTLWFKGEYRGERARFTDRYANLTAANKALYDAVGDLKAYEVFHLGGSFKATENLTFSATIYNLFDKDFTSGSYYTTNTGSTGWASDYTQIGQSTTGTLEEGRRLWLSTVIEF; from the coding sequence ATGTCCGCCCTCAATTCCCGTACCGCCCTGGCTAGCGCCGTTGCGCTGGCCGCCAGCTTCGGCGCCCAGGCCAACGAGCCGATCGCCCTGGGCGACGTGGTCGTCAGCGCTTCCGGCTTCGAACAGAAGATCACCGAAGCCCCCGCCAGCATCAGCGTGATCAGCCGCGAGGAGTTGCAGCAGAAGCGCTACAGCAACCTGGCGCAGGCATTGGAAGACGTCGAAGGCATCGACGTGCGCCAGGGCACCGGCAAGACCGGCGGCCTGAACATCAGCATTCGCGGCATGCCCAGCGACTACACCCTGATCCTCATCGACGGCCGGCGCCAGAACACCGCGGGCAACGTCACGCCCAACGGCTTCAACGAAACCGCCACCAGCTTCATGCCGCCGATGTCCGCCATCGAACGCATCGAGGTGATTCGTGGGCCGATGTCGACCCTGTATGGCTCTGACGCCATGGGCGGCGTGGTCAACATCATCACCCGCAAGGTGGCCAAGGAATGGGGAGCCAGCCTGAGCCTGGACCACACCTTCCAGGAGAACCGCGACTATGGCGCCACCAGCAGCACCAGCCTCTATGCCAGCGGCCCGCTGGTCGAAGGCCTGCTGGGCCTGGCTGTGCGCGGCAGCTTCTATGACCGCGGCGAGTCGGAGCTGCAGTTCGACAACGACAGTACCGTCAGCAAGCGTGGCGCGTCGCCGGTCGAGGGCCGCAACGCGACCTTCGGCAGCCGCCTGACGCTGACCCCGAACGAAAGCCACGACTTCTCGCTGGATTTCGAGCGCGGCCGTCAGGTCTACAACAACGACGACTGCCAGCTGGGCAATCTCGATGGCAAGAACGGCGGCAGTGCGACCGACGGCTGCACCACCAATGCCCCCTTGCGTGCCAATGGTTACAAGGATGAACTGCGCTTCCAGCGCGATCAGTTCGCCCTCAGCCATACCGGACGTTTCAGCTTCGGTACGCTGGAAAGCAGCGTCACCCACAACACCACGGAAACCTTCGGCCGCACCATTCCCGGTAACCCGATCGGCAACTCGTACACCGGATTCCCCTCGATCATCATCGGCGACGACCGCGAGCTGAAGTCGACCGATCTGGTCGTCGACACCAAGCTGGTCGCTCCAGTGGGCGAATCGCACATCACCACCGTCGGCGCTCAGTGGTGGGACGCCAAGGTCACCGACGGCATCGCCGACGAAGATTTCCAGCAGACTTCCTGGGCGCTGTTCGCCGAAGACGAGTGGCGTCTGCGCGACAACCTGGCGCTGACCCTGGGCGCCCGCTACGAAGATCATGAAGCCTTCGGCGGCCACATCAGCCCGCGCGCCTACCTGGTCTGGAACACCACTGACGCCTGGACACTCAAGGGCGGCGTCAGCCGTGGCTACAAGACTCCGACGCTCAATCAGCTGCACGATGGCATCAACGGTGTGACCGGCCAGGGCTCGACCATCACCATCGGCAGTCCGGACCTCGACCCGGAGATCACCACCAACACCGAAATCGGCGCGTACTACGACAACCTCGCCAACTTCAATGCCAACGTCACCCTGTTTCACAACAAGTTCAAGGACAAGATCGACGACGGCACACCGCTGGCGAACTGTTTCTACACGGCGAACCCGAACCAGCCAGGCTGCGTGAGCTATGGCCCGGGTTTCACTCAGGAGAACTTCGCCCAGAGCGTGAACATCGGCGAAGCCGTGACCAAGGGCGTGGAAGTAGCGGGTCGCTGGCAGTTCGCACCGGCCTGGGCGCTGGCCGTCAACTACACCTACACCGACAGCGAACAGAAAAGCGGCATCAACAAAGGCGCGCCTCTCACCAATACGCCGGAGCACATGGCCCATGCGCGCCTGAGCTGGGCTGCCAATGACCGCCTGACCCTGTGGTTCAAGGGGGAGTATCGCGGTGAGCGCGCCCGCTTCACCGATCGTTACGCCAACCTGACCGCCGCGAACAAGGCCCTTTACGATGCCGTCGGTGATCTGAAGGCTTATGAAGTCTTCCACCTCGGGGGTTCGTTCAAGGCGACCGAAAACCTGACGTTCAGCGCCACGATCTACAACCTGTTCGACAAGGACTTCACCAGCGGCAGCTACTACACCACCAACACCGGTTCCACCGGATGGGCGTCCGACTACACGCAGATCGGCCAGTCGACCACCGGCACTCTGGAAGAAGGGCGCCGCCTCTGGCTGTCCACCGTCATCGAGTTCTGA
- a CDS encoding type III PLP-dependent enzyme, producing the protein MSIKVEDYYAPATFARMKAFADQHETPFVVIDRQIISDAYDQLGNCFPFAKIYYAVKANPAVEIIELLRDKGSSFDIASIYELDKVMATGVGPERISYGNTIKKSRDIRYFFDKGVRLFATDSEADLRNIAKAAPGSKIYVRILTEGSTSADWPLSRKFGCQPDMALDLLILAKQLGLVPYGISFHVGSQQRDIDVWDAAIAKVKVIFERLREEDGITLQMINMGGGFPANYIQRTNDLETYAEEITRFLKEDFGDDLPEIILEPGRSLIANAGVLVSEVVLVARKSRTAVERWVYADVGKFSGLIETMDESIKFPIWTEKKGEMEEVVIAGPTCDSADIMYEHYKYGLPLNLASGDRLYWLSTGAYTTSYSAVEFNGFPPLKSYYL; encoded by the coding sequence ATGTCGATCAAGGTCGAAGACTATTACGCACCCGCCACTTTTGCCCGCATGAAGGCGTTCGCCGATCAGCACGAAACCCCGTTCGTGGTGATCGACCGGCAGATCATCAGCGATGCCTACGATCAGTTGGGCAACTGCTTCCCCTTCGCCAAGATCTACTACGCGGTCAAGGCCAACCCCGCCGTGGAGATCATCGAACTGCTGCGCGACAAGGGTTCGAGCTTCGACATCGCCTCGATCTACGAGCTGGACAAAGTCATGGCCACCGGTGTCGGTCCGGAGCGCATCAGCTACGGCAACACCATCAAGAAGTCGCGCGACATCCGTTATTTCTTCGACAAGGGCGTGCGCCTGTTCGCCACCGACTCCGAGGCCGACCTGCGCAACATCGCCAAGGCCGCGCCGGGCTCCAAGATCTACGTGCGCATCCTCACCGAAGGCTCCACCAGCGCGGACTGGCCGCTGAGCCGCAAGTTCGGCTGCCAGCCGGACATGGCCCTGGACCTGCTGATCCTGGCCAAGCAGCTGGGCCTGGTACCCTACGGCATCTCCTTCCACGTCGGCAGCCAGCAGCGCGATATCGATGTGTGGGACGCCGCCATCGCCAAGGTCAAGGTGATCTTCGAGCGTCTGCGCGAGGAAGACGGCATCACCCTGCAGATGATCAACATGGGCGGCGGCTTCCCGGCCAACTACATCCAGCGCACCAACGACCTGGAAACCTATGCCGAGGAAATCACCCGCTTCCTCAAGGAGGACTTCGGTGACGATCTGCCGGAGATCATCCTCGAGCCGGGCCGCTCGCTGATCGCCAACGCCGGCGTGCTGGTGTCCGAAGTGGTGCTGGTGGCGCGTAAGTCGCGCACCGCGGTCGAGCGCTGGGTGTATGCCGACGTCGGTAAGTTCAGCGGCCTGATCGAAACCATGGACGAGTCGATCAAGTTCCCCATCTGGACCGAGAAGAAGGGTGAGATGGAAGAGGTGGTGATCGCCGGCCCGACCTGCGACAGCGCCGACATCATGTACGAGCACTACAAGTACGGCCTGCCGCTGAACCTGGCCAGCGGCGACCGCCTGTACTGGCTGTCCACCGGCGCCTACACCACCAGCTACAGCGCGGTGGAATTCAACGGCTTCCCGCCGCTGAAGTCCTACTACCTGTAA
- a CDS encoding alpha-hydroxy acid oxidase, producing the protein MALPKLQQIPPTIAAVADYEPYARERMSEQAWAYLAGGAADELSLADNRAAFERLRLRGRVLQDLSGGNTRLRLFGQDFAHPVFLAPVAYQKLAHPEGELASVLAASALGAGMVVSTQASVELEAIAAQAQAPLWFQLYIQPDREFTAALIRRAESAGYQALVLTVDAPVNGVRNREQRAGFALPAGVEAVNLRGMRPLQAQAEPHNGSLLLGGPLLAAAPTWADLTWLREQTRLPILLKGIMSGADAEQAMAAGMDGLIVSNHGGRTLDGLPATIDVLPEVAAAVQGRVPLLLDGGIRRGSDILKALALGADAVLVGRPYVFALATAGAIGVAHVLQLLRAELEVAMALTGCADLASIGPQVIWRSTLR; encoded by the coding sequence ATGGCCTTGCCCAAACTGCAGCAGATTCCACCGACCATCGCCGCCGTCGCCGACTACGAACCCTATGCCCGCGAGCGCATGAGCGAGCAGGCCTGGGCCTATCTGGCCGGCGGCGCCGCCGACGAGCTGAGCCTGGCCGACAATCGCGCCGCGTTCGAGCGTCTGCGCCTGCGTGGGCGGGTGCTGCAGGATCTGAGCGGCGGCAATACGCGCCTGCGCCTGTTCGGCCAGGATTTCGCCCATCCGGTCTTTCTCGCGCCGGTGGCCTATCAGAAGCTGGCGCATCCGGAGGGGGAGCTGGCCAGCGTGCTCGCGGCTTCTGCGCTGGGCGCCGGCATGGTGGTCAGCACCCAGGCCAGCGTCGAGCTGGAGGCCATTGCGGCGCAGGCGCAGGCACCCCTGTGGTTCCAGCTGTATATCCAGCCTGATCGCGAGTTCACTGCGGCCTTGATCCGCCGTGCAGAAAGCGCCGGCTACCAGGCGTTGGTGCTGACCGTGGACGCCCCCGTCAATGGCGTGCGCAATCGCGAGCAGCGCGCAGGTTTCGCCCTGCCGGCAGGCGTCGAGGCGGTCAATCTGCGCGGAATGCGGCCACTGCAGGCACAGGCCGAGCCGCACAACGGCAGTCTGCTGCTGGGTGGCCCGCTGCTGGCCGCGGCGCCGACCTGGGCCGACCTCACCTGGCTGCGTGAGCAGACGCGCTTGCCAATCCTGCTCAAGGGCATCATGAGCGGCGCCGACGCCGAACAGGCGATGGCGGCGGGGATGGACGGGCTGATCGTCTCCAACCATGGCGGACGCACGCTCGATGGTCTGCCTGCGACCATCGACGTGCTGCCCGAAGTCGCCGCCGCTGTGCAGGGGCGTGTGCCGCTGCTGCTCGATGGCGGTATCCGGCGTGGCAGCGACATCCTCAAGGCGCTGGCGCTGGGGGCGGACGCCGTGCTGGTGGGCAGGCCCTACGTCTTCGCTCTGGCGACCGCCGGGGCTATAGGCGTGGCGCATGTGCTGCAACTGCTGCGGGCCGAGCTGGAAGTGGCCATGGCCCTGACCGGCTGCGCCGATCTGGCCAGTATCGGGCCGCAGGTCATCTGGCGTTCGACGCTACGCTAG
- a CDS encoding DUF2218 domain-containing protein, producing MNTLSSSAFVTTDTPARYIGRLCKHFAHKIPVSFDAQQGRIEFAFGLASLQAEAHGLRLRVEAAGSEELQRLQEVVASHFERFAWQEALTLDWQPNGPR from the coding sequence ATGAACACATTGAGCAGCAGCGCTTTCGTCACCACCGACACGCCCGCGCGCTACATCGGCCGGCTGTGCAAGCACTTCGCACACAAGATTCCGGTCAGCTTCGACGCGCAACAGGGCCGTATCGAGTTCGCCTTCGGCCTGGCCTCGCTGCAGGCCGAAGCTCACGGGCTGCGCCTGCGGGTCGAGGCCGCCGGCAGCGAAGAACTGCAACGCCTGCAGGAGGTGGTGGCCAGTCATTTCGAGCGTTTCGCCTGGCAGGAGGCGCTGACCCTGGACTGGCAGCCGAACGGCCCCCGCTAG
- a CDS encoding Fe2+-dependent dioxygenase has protein sequence MMLSIPDVLNAEQLQQCRAALEGGNWQDGRLTAGHQAVNVKANQQLAQDDPLTQQLGDFILACLAQHPRFMAAALPLKVVPPRFNRYTEGGTYGDHIDNAVFSVPGTPHRIRADLSATLFFCEPDEYEGGELVVQDKRIKLPAGHLILYSSGSLHRVEPVTRGARLASFFWVQSLVRQDEQRSVLLELDDSIQALRQQVPDSPELVRLTGIYHNLLRQWTQT, from the coding sequence ATGATGCTGAGCATTCCCGACGTGCTGAATGCCGAACAACTGCAGCAGTGCCGCGCCGCGCTCGAGGGCGGCAACTGGCAGGATGGTCGGCTCACCGCCGGGCACCAGGCGGTGAACGTCAAGGCCAATCAGCAGCTGGCCCAAGATGACCCGCTGACGCAGCAACTGGGCGATTTCATCCTGGCCTGCCTGGCCCAGCATCCGCGTTTCATGGCCGCCGCGTTGCCGCTGAAGGTGGTGCCGCCGCGCTTCAATCGCTATACCGAGGGCGGCACCTATGGCGACCATATCGACAACGCCGTGTTCAGCGTGCCGGGCACGCCGCATCGGATTCGCGCCGACCTCTCGGCCACCCTGTTCTTCTGCGAGCCGGACGAGTACGAAGGCGGCGAGCTGGTGGTGCAGGACAAACGCATCAAGCTGCCGGCCGGCCATCTGATTCTCTATTCCAGCGGCAGTCTGCATCGGGTCGAGCCGGTGACTCGCGGCGCGCGTCTGGCATCGTTCTTCTGGGTGCAGAGCCTGGTGCGTCAGGACGAGCAGCGCAGCGTGCTGCTGGAGCTGGACGACAGCATCCAGGCGCTGCGCCAGCAGGTGCCGGACAGCCCCGAACTGGTTCGGCTGACCGGGATCTACCACAACCTGTTGCGGCAATGGACGCAGACCTGA